One window of Camelina sativa cultivar DH55 chromosome 4, Cs, whole genome shotgun sequence genomic DNA carries:
- the LOC104782810 gene encoding transcription factor JUNGBRUNNEN 1: MSGEGNLDRDHEKEEEEGAPLPGFRFHPTDEELLGFYLRRKVENKPIKLELIKQIDIYKFDPWDLTRVSSAGEKEWYFFCMRGRKYRNSVRPNRVTGSGFWKATGIDKPVYSKLDCVGLKKSLVYYLGSAGKGTKTDWMMHEFRLPSTTKTDSPAQQAEVWTLCRIFKRVTSHRNPTIVPPNRKPVITLTDTCSKTSSLDSDHTSHRVVDSLSHEPPLQPHNHPYWNQHTVAFNQPAYTSCNDNNLLSFWNVNGGDFIGDSASWDELRSVIDGNTKP; the protein is encoded by the exons ATGAGTGGCGAAGGTAACTTAGATAGGGAtcatgaaaaagaagaagaagaaggagcacCACTTCCTGGATTCAGATTTCATCCGACGGACGAAgagcttttagggttttatcttCGAAGAAAAGTAGAGAACAAACCCATCAAACTCGAACTTATTAAACAGATCGATATCTATAAGTTCGATCCTTGGGATCTTACTA GAGTGAGCAGCGCCGGGGAAAAGGAGTGGTACTTCTTCTGCATGAGAGGTAGGAAATACAGAAATAGCGTTAGACCAAATCGAGTCACCGGTTCAGGATTCTGGAAAGCCACTGGTATTGATAAACCGGTTTACTCCAAACTAGATTGTGTGGGTCTCAAGAAATCTCTGGTTTATTATCTTGGTTCTGCCGGTAAAGGCACCAAAACCGATTGGATGATGCATGAATTCCGCCTCCCCTCTACCACAAAAACCGACTCGCCAGCTCAACAAGCT GAGGTATGGACACTATGCAGAATCTTCAAACGGGTCACGTCTCACAGAAACCCAACCATCGTACCACCAAACCGAAAACCAGTTATCACCTTAACCGACACGTGTTCTAAGACAAGCAGCTTAGATTCAGACCACACAAGCCACCGCGTAGTAGACTCCTTGTCCCACGAGCCGCCGCTTCAGCCACATAATCATCCTTATTGGAACCAACATACGGTGGCTTTCAATCAACCGGCATATACATCTTGTAATGATAATAACCTCCTCAGTTTCTGGAACGTCAACGGTGGAGATTTCATCGGAGACTCAGCAAGTTGGGATGAA